A portion of the Granulosicoccus antarcticus IMCC3135 genome contains these proteins:
- a CDS encoding sodium:solute symporter family transporter, translating to MEMEIGSMIFERKVDLALISLYLVFIVAIGFMFSGKSSNPSEYFRGGGKMLWWMTGASAFMVQFSAWTFTGAAGKAYNDGLSVAAIFLGNAVGYFVSFLFVAEVFRQTRCITPIDAIKRRYGRVNEQFFTWAQVPIGVIQAGIWLNGLAIFTSAVFGISIEMTIVITGVIVMFVSLSGGSWAVVASDYIQMLVIMAISVTATLFVATEVGIVEVVTEFPRDLFTNNLSYVGLFFVWCMMSITKQIFSTNNLFDASRYLVAKDSINAKKAALLAAILMFAGTFVWFLPPMATAVMGIDLAATYPTLGGKAADASYLAFVDTVMPIGMVGIMIAALFSATMSSMDSGLNRSAGIMVLNFYNPILKKGNATNSELMRMSKILTFCFGLVIVLVGLFISSLKELSLFDIMLQTGSLIQMPILIPLTLAIVIKRVPDWAPWATVLVGLCVSLVSKFVLTADMIGGVLGIEFSSRESADLLFILSMALHLIVTMGFFFFTRRFYKGLTETRTREVEAFFTDIETPVVSKDQNATVADLEQRNKLGILAILYGACIFLLLLVPQPEGTTGAVMGFVVTGGIVLGIGCLLKLSARAKPSAG from the coding sequence ATGGAAATGGAAATTGGCTCGATGATATTCGAGCGAAAAGTCGACCTTGCGCTGATATCGCTCTACCTGGTCTTCATCGTCGCCATAGGCTTCATGTTCAGTGGCAAGTCATCAAACCCCAGTGAATATTTTCGTGGCGGCGGCAAGATGCTCTGGTGGATGACGGGTGCCAGTGCGTTCATGGTGCAGTTCAGTGCCTGGACTTTCACAGGTGCCGCTGGCAAGGCCTACAACGATGGCCTCTCGGTAGCCGCCATTTTCCTCGGCAATGCCGTCGGCTATTTTGTCTCTTTTCTTTTTGTTGCCGAAGTGTTCAGACAAACCCGATGCATCACACCCATCGACGCCATCAAAAGGCGTTATGGTCGCGTCAATGAACAGTTCTTTACCTGGGCGCAGGTTCCTATTGGTGTGATACAGGCCGGCATATGGCTCAATGGTCTGGCTATTTTCACATCGGCGGTGTTCGGCATCAGTATCGAGATGACCATTGTCATCACCGGCGTCATTGTCATGTTCGTATCTCTATCCGGGGGATCATGGGCTGTTGTTGCCAGCGACTACATACAGATGCTTGTGATCATGGCAATCTCCGTCACCGCCACACTGTTTGTTGCAACCGAAGTCGGCATCGTTGAAGTGGTGACAGAGTTTCCACGGGACCTGTTCACCAACAACCTCAGCTATGTAGGCCTGTTCTTTGTCTGGTGCATGATGTCCATCACCAAACAGATATTCAGTACCAATAATCTGTTCGATGCTTCACGCTATCTGGTCGCCAAGGACAGCATCAATGCCAAGAAAGCTGCGCTGTTGGCAGCCATACTGATGTTTGCCGGTACTTTCGTCTGGTTTCTGCCACCGATGGCAACCGCAGTCATGGGTATCGATCTGGCAGCAACTTACCCCACACTTGGTGGTAAGGCTGCGGATGCCTCCTATCTGGCATTTGTTGACACGGTCATGCCTATCGGCATGGTGGGCATCATGATCGCAGCTCTGTTTTCCGCAACCATGTCCTCGATGGACTCCGGACTAAACCGGAGCGCCGGCATCATGGTGCTGAATTTCTACAACCCTATCTTGAAGAAGGGCAACGCCACCAACAGTGAATTGATGCGGATGAGCAAGATCCTCACCTTCTGCTTTGGCCTTGTCATTGTCTTGGTTGGCTTGTTCATCTCTTCGCTCAAGGAGCTGAGCCTGTTCGACATCATGCTGCAAACGGGCAGCTTGATTCAGATGCCAATACTTATTCCTCTGACGCTTGCCATCGTTATCAAGAGAGTTCCTGACTGGGCTCCCTGGGCAACCGTACTGGTTGGCCTATGTGTCTCTCTGGTGTCGAAGTTCGTACTCACTGCCGATATGATCGGCGGCGTTCTGGGCATTGAATTCAGCTCAAGAGAATCCGCCGATCTACTCTTCATCCTGTCTATGGCGCTGCACCTGATCGTCACCATGGGCTTCTTCTTCTTCACCCGTCGTTTCTACAAGGGACTCACGGAGACCAGAACACGTGAGGTTGAAGCGTTCTTCACTGATATTGAAACTCCCGTTGTTTCCAAGGACCAGAACGCCACCGTCGCCGATCTGGAACAAAGGAACAAGCTTGGAATTCTGGCAATCCTGTACGGCGCCTGCATATTCCTGTTGTTACTCGTACCGCAACCAGAAGGCACGACAGGGGCTGTGATGGGCTTTGTTGTCACAGGTGGCATTGTGTTGGGAATCGGCTGTCTGCTCAAACTCTCTGCTCGTGCAAAACCTTCGGCAGGGTAG
- a CDS encoding putative bifunctional diguanylate cyclase/phosphodiesterase, giving the protein MRNRTRAMIASLYGAGKSLRASNQSRSLWWSIPLWVGAGTLLLTIANFGMERTEKHLLAQDAEQTALKYAEFIARTVPDLEHLFTRRELSEQAQIELQRSSQLGDVFRFKLFDANGQLLLTSDQIVSMAPLSAAGTSQLGSHHGDTNSYVSDIVLGGKNYIELSDGRKKPDRPDLYSEAYVPLMGDNGIQGVIEVYVDQSARQRLIAAAFTEVALIAATLLLLGGTGLGWQTWQRSSDRRQGEERIRYLAEHDVLSGALNRASFQSVLISAAQAATASGESFAIHCIDLDRFKEINDTQGHATGDQVLCEVADRLTALHRPGDVLARLGGDEFAILQATQSDPRDVESYGQLIVKSLASPIEIDGSRIPCGASVGAACFGTDATEISDLLHKADLAMYRSKTSGRGRFSFYDETLDHELEERRLLAIDLRTALADRTLCLHYQPLFEAEDRDTATGFEALMRWNHPTRGNVPPSIFIPLAEECGEIEALGTWAIEQACNDATLWKDCARVAVNLSAAQFRAEATDVVSVVSHALEKTGLAPERLELEITESLLISNPEQVLDSLNRLSNLGVRIAMDDFGTGYSSLAYLWRFPFNKVKIDRAFVKELEDEGKVSLIIGSIVSLAHSLGMRVNAEGVETELQRDALRQLGCDELQGFLLGRPAPNESHEPHVDIDRRAA; this is encoded by the coding sequence ATGCGGAATAGAACACGTGCGATGATTGCCAGTCTGTACGGAGCTGGCAAGTCACTGAGGGCCAGCAATCAATCCCGATCCTTGTGGTGGTCCATACCGCTGTGGGTAGGAGCAGGAACTCTGTTACTGACGATAGCCAACTTTGGCATGGAGCGGACAGAGAAGCACCTTCTTGCACAAGATGCCGAGCAAACAGCTCTCAAATACGCTGAATTCATTGCGCGAACAGTGCCCGATCTTGAACACTTGTTCACCCGACGCGAACTGAGCGAACAGGCACAAATAGAGTTGCAGCGATCCAGTCAATTGGGAGATGTGTTTCGCTTCAAGTTATTTGATGCCAATGGACAACTGTTACTGACATCCGACCAGATTGTCTCAATGGCGCCTCTTTCGGCTGCAGGAACATCGCAGCTCGGCTCTCACCACGGTGATACCAATTCCTATGTCAGTGACATCGTATTAGGTGGCAAAAACTACATCGAACTGTCTGATGGTCGAAAAAAGCCAGATCGACCAGACCTGTACTCAGAAGCTTATGTACCCCTGATGGGTGACAACGGTATTCAAGGTGTCATTGAGGTCTACGTAGATCAGAGCGCAAGGCAACGGCTTATCGCTGCGGCATTTACCGAAGTTGCACTTATTGCCGCCACCCTGCTGCTGCTAGGTGGGACCGGCCTCGGCTGGCAAACCTGGCAGCGTTCGTCGGATCGGCGGCAGGGCGAAGAGCGAATCCGCTATCTGGCCGAACACGACGTCTTGTCTGGCGCTCTGAATCGAGCCAGCTTCCAAAGCGTACTCATATCAGCAGCACAGGCAGCAACCGCCTCCGGGGAGAGCTTTGCTATCCATTGTATTGATCTTGATCGATTCAAAGAGATAAATGATACCCAAGGTCATGCGACCGGCGACCAAGTGCTGTGCGAAGTGGCTGACAGACTCACCGCACTGCACCGCCCGGGGGATGTGCTGGCACGACTCGGAGGCGATGAATTCGCGATTCTGCAGGCTACACAGTCGGATCCACGTGATGTGGAATCCTATGGACAGCTGATCGTTAAATCCCTTGCAAGCCCCATCGAGATCGATGGAAGCAGAATACCTTGCGGTGCTAGCGTCGGTGCCGCCTGCTTCGGCACTGATGCCACCGAAATCAGTGATTTGCTGCACAAGGCTGATCTGGCGATGTATCGGTCGAAAACCTCAGGCCGCGGACGCTTCAGTTTCTATGATGAAACACTCGATCACGAACTGGAAGAACGTCGACTATTGGCTATCGATTTGAGAACTGCGCTAGCCGACCGGACACTTTGCCTGCATTATCAGCCGTTGTTCGAAGCCGAGGATCGTGATACGGCAACTGGATTTGAGGCATTGATGCGTTGGAATCACCCCACACGTGGCAATGTGCCGCCTTCGATTTTCATTCCTCTGGCGGAGGAATGTGGAGAGATCGAAGCCCTTGGCACTTGGGCAATAGAACAGGCCTGCAATGACGCCACTCTATGGAAAGATTGCGCCCGCGTGGCGGTCAACCTCTCTGCAGCCCAGTTCCGGGCGGAGGCCACCGATGTGGTCTCGGTTGTATCCCATGCCCTTGAGAAAACTGGACTCGCACCTGAACGCCTCGAACTGGAAATAACCGAATCTTTACTGATTAGCAATCCGGAGCAGGTACTGGACAGCCTTAATCGACTGTCGAACCTGGGAGTTCGAATCGCAATGGATGATTTTGGTACCGGCTACTCCAGCCTCGCCTATCTTTGGCGTTTTCCGTTCAACAAGGTCAAGATCGATCGAGCCTTCGTAAAAGAGCTGGAAGACGAGGGCAAGGTCTCATTGATCATTGGATCCATAGTCTCACTGGCCCACTCGCTCGGTATGCGTGTTAACGCCGAAGGTGTAGAAACAGAGTTACAACGCGATGCCCTTAGACAACTGGGTTGTGATGAGCTGCAGGGATTCCTGCTTGGACGCCCCGCACCTAATGAGTCGCACGAGCCTCATGTGGACATTGATCGACGAGCGGCCTGA
- a CDS encoding CYTH domain-containing protein, whose protein sequence is MAIEIERKFLVEELPVIELQNAVLEEIQQGYLIREADREVRIRRKGELFFLTEKKGAGLSREEHEISINEQMFDALWPLSKGMRLEKARSTFMLDGYQLELDVYHGELKPLMVLETEFTSEEEALAWSPPEFAGLEVTGDKRYKNAQLAKTGKPDNG, encoded by the coding sequence GTGGCAATAGAAATAGAGCGTAAATTTCTGGTTGAAGAACTGCCTGTGATTGAATTGCAGAACGCAGTACTGGAAGAAATTCAACAAGGCTATCTGATACGCGAAGCGGATCGAGAAGTGAGGATAAGACGCAAGGGTGAGCTGTTTTTTCTAACTGAAAAGAAGGGTGCAGGCCTGAGCCGAGAAGAACATGAGATCAGCATCAATGAACAGATGTTCGACGCCCTATGGCCTCTGAGCAAAGGCATGCGGCTGGAGAAGGCCCGCAGCACATTTATGCTGGATGGCTACCAACTGGAACTTGACGTATACCACGGCGAACTGAAACCATTGATGGTGCTCGAGACTGAGTTCACATCAGAGGAAGAGGCACTCGCCTGGTCGCCCCCGGAGTTTGCAGGCTTGGAGGTAACGGGCGATAAACGTTACAAGAACGCGCAGTTGGCCAAAACCGGAAAGCCAGACAATGGGTAA
- a CDS encoding CHAD domain-containing protein codes for MNPVLETTWLLKSVIENNDLIMTIGKDFVVEIDAPISSEMTVYDDFDANLWNANHILCRLDKQIFQLHKNSSCIAEVRAAAKTRFWWDLPDSDVKDTLKKIIRLRAVMPVASLRLYSSHFSLRNSDDKIVAKGQLSQSIVGEHSLHYLTLKEMRGYNKCFSQAKKRLKTLLDREVPDFCLKTMLIEQKLMGTAKQGPPPVHLTPQMPAEIAVRTMAVAMIAQAILNVDGVVSDTDTVFLHQFRVSVRKLRSLTSLLKKSLPPSTLEIVAPKLSDIAGKTSRLRDLDVFLLEKDSYRTLLPELHEDGLNVLYTLVEKQRQQENIRLARYFLSSKFQQDIAECKAELAAEPAFSTPMSKEPVLSVAKSLLIRRYRKILSMSMQLNATSDDEDVHDIRKEFKKFRYLIEFFIELLPKKRTSRLLAQLKRLQLTLGQFNDYCVQIEFLHGFDDDSQIEMTKALSGLTAILHHKQIETRNQVEAALARFFTDEMAMEIELAFGAKSIGDKT; via the coding sequence ATGAATCCAGTATTGGAAACGACCTGGTTACTGAAAAGTGTCATTGAAAATAATGACCTCATCATGACGATAGGCAAGGATTTTGTCGTCGAGATTGATGCACCGATCAGTTCAGAAATGACGGTATACGACGATTTTGACGCCAACCTGTGGAACGCCAATCACATACTTTGCCGTCTCGATAAACAAATATTTCAGCTGCACAAGAATTCTAGCTGCATTGCTGAAGTTCGCGCAGCAGCCAAAACCAGATTCTGGTGGGATCTGCCAGATAGTGATGTTAAAGACACACTGAAAAAAATAATCAGATTGCGCGCTGTCATGCCAGTGGCATCTCTGCGGCTATATAGCAGCCATTTTTCTCTACGCAACAGTGATGATAAAATTGTCGCTAAGGGTCAGTTAAGTCAATCGATAGTAGGTGAGCATAGCCTGCACTACCTGACTCTCAAGGAAATGCGCGGCTACAACAAGTGCTTTTCTCAAGCAAAGAAGCGGCTGAAAACTTTACTGGATCGAGAAGTACCTGACTTTTGCCTCAAAACGATGCTGATTGAGCAGAAGCTGATGGGAACTGCAAAGCAGGGGCCGCCACCGGTCCACCTCACACCACAGATGCCAGCAGAGATCGCTGTCCGTACTATGGCTGTCGCCATGATTGCCCAGGCCATACTCAATGTCGATGGAGTTGTCTCTGATACCGACACGGTATTCCTGCATCAGTTTCGTGTCAGCGTGCGAAAATTGCGCTCTTTGACCAGCCTGTTGAAAAAATCCTTGCCGCCCTCCACGCTCGAAATCGTCGCACCGAAACTGTCTGACATTGCAGGCAAGACCAGCAGATTAAGAGACCTGGATGTCTTCCTCCTCGAAAAGGACAGCTACCGAACCTTATTGCCTGAGCTCCATGAAGATGGCCTGAACGTACTGTATACCTTGGTTGAAAAACAGCGGCAGCAGGAAAATATCCGACTGGCCCGCTATTTTTTGTCAAGCAAGTTCCAACAGGACATCGCTGAGTGCAAAGCCGAGCTAGCAGCAGAACCTGCCTTCAGCACTCCCATGTCGAAAGAGCCTGTGCTGTCTGTAGCTAAATCTCTGCTGATCAGGCGTTACCGGAAAATCCTGTCAATGAGTATGCAACTCAACGCCACTTCAGATGATGAAGACGTGCACGACATTCGAAAGGAGTTCAAGAAATTTCGTTATCTGATCGAATTTTTCATCGAGCTACTTCCCAAAAAGCGTACCTCAAGACTACTGGCTCAGTTGAAAAGACTGCAGCTGACACTGGGCCAGTTCAATGATTATTGCGTCCAGATAGAATTTCTGCACGGCTTTGACGATGATAGCCAGATTGAAATGACAAAAGCTCTGAGCGGATTGACGGCAATACTGCACCACAAACAGATAGAAACACGCAATCAGGTGGAAGCCGCGCTTGCGCGATTTTTCACAGATGAAATGGCCATGGAAATTGAACTGGCTTTTGGCGCGAAGAGCATCGGAGATAAAACATGA
- a CDS encoding MATE family efflux transporter, whose amino-acid sequence MAVQCYRYICRPLLGQPLSKTGSSSADTEHSVRNPTELPLPGSRNVLSLAWPLAINAIMLNGIVIVDTFLVSSLGEGALASMGLATAIISLLLGTLFALSTATQILVAQGQGANDPVRLKSAFWCGLVLNSVASMLCLMLTWTIGDEIISYFAHTPQIAADAISYLHVFTAVIIGEMLSQSVSCYFNGTGRTKLPFFSHLVTIPVNIGLSVVLIYGLYGFPELGLTGAAIGSAAAAIVRMLFLMYCILQRDRAIIFVAGWSQTTLARSSIRHLILALPIAATFFSQSVATVLCTLLYARMSVSQFAAITLIMPWIQIFGQFMTSWAQATGIFVGQLLGKKTSASSLDEFLSRVWRITFALAALVSLLHLVTSLSFGWIYGDLLEDTQDALWSFLPVLLILSFPKSSNAICGHTLRAGGDTVYVMNIFVFSQWAVRVPLTILFILYLDLSAAWVFSLFLVEELVKFPLFHRRIYSGKWRTTY is encoded by the coding sequence ATGGCTGTCCAATGCTATCGCTATATCTGCAGACCTCTGCTCGGCCAACCCTTGAGCAAAACCGGCAGTTCGAGCGCTGACACAGAGCACAGCGTCAGGAATCCAACGGAGCTACCTCTACCAGGCAGCCGTAACGTTCTCTCTCTCGCATGGCCTTTGGCTATCAATGCCATCATGCTCAACGGCATTGTCATTGTTGATACTTTCCTGGTCTCCAGCCTGGGAGAAGGCGCACTGGCCTCAATGGGACTGGCAACCGCGATCATAAGCTTGTTGCTTGGAACACTTTTCGCTCTCTCTACTGCCACTCAGATTCTGGTGGCCCAGGGGCAAGGTGCCAACGACCCGGTACGGCTCAAAAGTGCTTTCTGGTGCGGTCTCGTGCTGAACTCTGTCGCATCAATGCTCTGCTTGATGTTGACCTGGACCATCGGCGACGAGATCATTTCCTACTTTGCCCACACACCCCAAATTGCTGCCGATGCAATCAGCTATCTGCATGTTTTCACGGCAGTCATCATCGGGGAAATGTTGAGTCAGAGCGTTTCCTGCTACTTCAATGGAACCGGCAGGACCAAGCTGCCCTTCTTTAGCCACCTGGTGACGATCCCTGTCAACATCGGCTTGAGTGTCGTACTGATTTATGGCTTGTACGGATTCCCTGAACTTGGATTGACAGGTGCAGCCATTGGAAGTGCCGCAGCGGCTATCGTGCGAATGTTATTCCTGATGTACTGCATACTCCAGAGGGATCGCGCAATCATCTTCGTCGCTGGCTGGTCGCAGACAACCTTGGCGCGCTCCAGCATCAGGCATCTCATTCTGGCACTGCCCATTGCCGCAACTTTCTTCAGCCAGAGTGTTGCCACTGTTTTGTGCACGCTACTCTACGCTCGTATGAGTGTCAGCCAGTTTGCCGCGATTACTCTGATCATGCCGTGGATACAGATCTTCGGCCAGTTCATGACTTCCTGGGCCCAGGCGACCGGCATTTTTGTAGGCCAACTCCTTGGAAAAAAAACCTCGGCAAGCAGCCTCGATGAATTTCTCAGTCGCGTCTGGCGTATTACTTTCGCGCTCGCCGCCCTGGTCTCGCTATTACACCTGGTGACATCCCTGTCTTTTGGCTGGATCTATGGAGATCTTCTTGAAGACACACAGGATGCCCTGTGGAGCTTCTTGCCGGTGCTCTTGATTCTCTCGTTCCCGAAATCATCGAACGCCATATGCGGACATACCTTGCGAGCCGGTGGAGACACTGTCTATGTGATGAATATCTTTGTCTTCTCCCAGTGGGCTGTGCGCGTGCCACTGACAATCCTGTTCATCCTGTATCTGGACTTATCGGCCGCCTGGGTGTTTTCTCTGTTTCTGGTTGAAGAGCTGGTCAAGTTCCCCTTGTTTCACAGACGTATCTACAGTGGCAAATGGCGAACGACTTATTGA
- a CDS encoding ParA family protein has product MKVVACYSMKGGVGKTATAVNLAYFAAKSGQRTLLIDLDPQGASSFYFRVKPSSKKWGDRFFKAYKTLVKNIKASDFENLDIIPAHLSFRNFDAMLGDLKRRENRLKRVLKGFKHEYDLVILDCPPSIGYLSESIFIASDVVLVPVIPTTLSERTFEQLVLFFKDKKYPLKKIVPFFSMVQAQKSLHKATMEAMSTRRKVFLKTTIPYSSDIEKMGQHKAPVDLFARSTRANAAYIKLWAEISKKHL; this is encoded by the coding sequence ATGAAGGTAGTGGCCTGCTACAGCATGAAGGGCGGCGTCGGAAAGACAGCGACGGCTGTCAACCTGGCCTACTTCGCAGCGAAATCAGGGCAACGAACCTTGCTGATCGATCTGGATCCGCAAGGTGCTTCATCGTTCTATTTTCGCGTAAAGCCTTCGTCCAAGAAATGGGGGGATCGTTTTTTCAAGGCTTATAAGACCCTTGTCAAAAACATCAAGGCCAGCGATTTCGAGAATCTGGATATTATTCCAGCTCATCTGAGCTTTCGAAATTTCGATGCCATGCTGGGCGACCTGAAAAGGCGGGAGAATCGTCTGAAACGCGTTTTGAAGGGTTTCAAGCACGAATATGACTTGGTGATACTCGACTGCCCGCCTTCCATTGGCTATCTGTCTGAATCAATATTCATTGCCTCAGATGTCGTTCTGGTCCCGGTTATTCCAACAACACTTTCAGAAAGAACTTTCGAACAACTGGTCCTTTTCTTCAAAGACAAGAAATACCCACTGAAGAAAATCGTACCGTTCTTCTCCATGGTGCAGGCTCAGAAGTCTCTGCATAAAGCGACGATGGAAGCCATGTCGACGCGTAGAAAGGTGTTTCTGAAAACCACAATTCCGTATTCGTCAGACATCGAAAAAATGGGCCAGCACAAGGCGCCCGTTGATCTCTTCGCCAGGTCGACTCGTGCCAACGCAGCCTATATCAAGCTGTGGGCAGAGATATCAAAAAAACACCTGTAA
- a CDS encoding FMN-binding glutamate synthase family protein, giving the protein MRYLPLILVMLAVPVGRLLGTVYPFAGGILFGGALLASIVGVYDLLQTNRAVLKNYPLVARMRFLLEGIRPEIRQYFLESDHDEVPYSREQRALVYRRAKGIEGLRPFGTLKNVNLVGHEWINHSIAPTHIDSSDFRVTIGGGQCSKPYSSSLLNISGMSFGALSPTAIEALNRGAHKGGFAHTTGEGSISRYHLQHGGDLIWQIGSGYFGCRDQQGRFSAENFKLNASQSSVRMIEIKLSQGAKPGHGGILPASKVTMAIAEARGVPIGVDCVSPASHSAFSTPIELMEFLTELRELSGGKPVGIKLCVGHPWEFFAIAKAMLETGTHPDFITVDGAEGGTGAAPVEFADHIGAPLREGLMLVHNTLKGLGIRDKVTIVASGKLVSAFDIARVMALGADACNMARGFMFAIGCIQAQACHTGKCPTGVTSQDPGRYKALNVDRKYQRVASFHGNTLTALKETTEACGLMQPGQFTAHHLMIRINSREVRSAASQYEWLESGDLLEEVNDHPAFRKFWDMASSTSFAAVL; this is encoded by the coding sequence ATGCGCTACCTTCCTCTGATACTGGTCATGCTGGCTGTCCCTGTCGGGCGTTTGCTGGGTACGGTCTATCCGTTTGCCGGAGGTATCTTGTTTGGAGGTGCGTTGCTCGCCTCCATTGTCGGGGTATATGATCTGCTGCAGACCAATCGAGCAGTGTTGAAGAATTACCCCCTGGTTGCCCGCATGCGATTTCTGCTTGAAGGTATTCGGCCTGAGATCCGGCAGTATTTTCTCGAAAGCGATCATGACGAAGTTCCCTATTCCAGAGAGCAGCGTGCGTTGGTTTACCGACGGGCCAAGGGAATTGAAGGGTTACGTCCCTTTGGTACGCTGAAGAACGTAAACCTGGTGGGGCATGAGTGGATCAACCACTCGATAGCACCAACGCATATCGACAGTAGTGATTTCAGAGTCACTATCGGTGGTGGTCAGTGCAGTAAACCTTATTCAAGTTCCTTGTTGAATATTTCAGGTATGTCTTTTGGCGCCTTGTCCCCCACTGCCATAGAGGCATTGAATCGGGGCGCCCATAAAGGCGGTTTTGCACATACAACCGGAGAAGGCTCTATCTCACGCTACCATTTGCAACACGGTGGCGATCTGATCTGGCAGATTGGTAGTGGTTACTTCGGTTGCCGTGATCAGCAAGGTCGTTTTTCTGCTGAAAACTTCAAGCTGAACGCCTCGCAGAGTAGTGTGCGAATGATCGAAATCAAATTGTCGCAGGGAGCCAAACCTGGTCATGGTGGAATACTGCCAGCCTCCAAGGTCACCATGGCTATCGCTGAGGCTCGCGGGGTTCCAATCGGAGTTGATTGCGTCAGTCCAGCCAGTCATAGCGCATTCAGTACACCCATTGAGCTCATGGAGTTCCTCACAGAGCTTCGGGAGCTTTCCGGGGGCAAGCCCGTTGGTATCAAGTTGTGTGTCGGGCACCCCTGGGAGTTTTTTGCGATTGCTAAAGCCATGCTTGAAACCGGTACTCACCCTGATTTCATCACCGTCGATGGCGCTGAAGGCGGCACCGGAGCGGCCCCCGTCGAGTTTGCCGATCATATTGGCGCACCGTTGCGTGAAGGGCTGATGCTGGTGCACAACACCCTGAAGGGGCTCGGGATCAGGGACAAGGTAACCATTGTGGCATCGGGCAAACTGGTCAGTGCTTTTGATATTGCCCGTGTCATGGCATTGGGGGCTGACGCCTGCAATATGGCACGTGGTTTCATGTTTGCCATCGGTTGTATTCAGGCTCAAGCCTGTCATACCGGTAAATGTCCAACCGGCGTAACCTCTCAAGATCCGGGGCGATACAAAGCGTTGAATGTCGACAGGAAATATCAGCGAGTGGCTAGTTTTCATGGCAATACATTGACTGCATTGAAGGAGACCACAGAGGCCTGTGGTCTTATGCAGCCCGGACAATTCACAGCTCACCATCTGATGATTCGTATCAACAGTCGCGAGGTGCGATCAGCCGCCAGTCAGTATGAGTGGTTGGAGAGTGGGGATTTGCTGGAAGAGGTTAACGACCATCCGGCCTTCAGAAAATTCTGGGACATGGCGAGTTCGACTAGTTTTGCTGCAGTGCTCTGA
- a CDS encoding NUDIX hydrolase, whose translation MGKKHQKLKKRVAVLPVLMKKCKSKKKKCKIYLITSREQGQWIIPTGKLEKNLSNRQVARLEAFEEAGILGKLDEQFKVQVQLQSPRGKKKRKTTVFLLHVKRILNQWPEKDERKRKSISIESYVKTLSDKKLKRKLRAI comes from the coding sequence ATGGGTAAGAAACATCAGAAGCTGAAAAAACGAGTCGCCGTACTCCCCGTTCTGATGAAAAAATGTAAAAGCAAAAAGAAGAAGTGCAAGATCTACCTGATCACCAGTCGTGAACAAGGACAATGGATTATTCCAACCGGCAAGCTGGAGAAAAATCTAAGTAACCGACAAGTTGCGCGACTGGAGGCTTTCGAAGAGGCCGGCATTCTGGGCAAGCTGGATGAGCAATTCAAGGTGCAGGTTCAACTACAAAGCCCGCGTGGCAAAAAGAAGCGCAAAACCACCGTATTCCTTCTTCATGTAAAACGCATACTGAATCAATGGCCAGAAAAGGATGAACGAAAACGCAAATCCATCAGTATCGAAAGTTACGTAAAAACGCTTTCTGACAAGAAACTGAAACGAAAACTGCGGGCCATTTAA